One Sphingobium sp. Z007 genomic region harbors:
- a CDS encoding conjugal transfer protein TraG N-terminal domain-containing protein, giving the protein MRHLIRLACVLLGCLGATPALAIDASYHTWDGFSETVDAFHLVAMIFGDPRYETLVVIIAVVGIAFGAVIASIKGSGMGLVAFGFQMLVGIGLFAGMIATTGTVHIYDRVRNAYQPVGDVPNLIVLVAGVTNLMERALAETIDDNTTDPNAKLEFGAGGHAFDLFLNAVSPRSPIVDTFLDASVKDYVRQCYPVARVSPAYGVDDDQLFRTSTDLPASFAAMAGPATFSTVFTASDKAGTTMSCDAAWGYIADRLSDATLFDAYSDQVCARTGFDVTQATQRDRCRQQIDALGDMMLGQSMSRQKFLTNILLGQTVGDVLFEDSPAATARVMANRAIESNGLATLSTANEWMPTIRASVFAIMLMMMPIALLFILTPINLRVASFALGLFVFVALWGVIDAGIYQLTLGRAMDVLAELRATSVAADSWILAPSAAMKALAIFGSFRTAAAGLAGAFVFTVFRFSGNMFTAFTSGMLGVQGQGSMAAATVGTSEGYASALEAQASASGTTARRSTSSGFGDFGERSSFGLDRSFASAGSVLGEHGGGAAGTAAFGLGRTDAARELGGLSPALVGRDLSDPATSRAIRSNAATSAIHNFAQGDALRKLGTSYFGEGQTGERAFAAFAQNMVQWKAFGDQRAYEMMQSGAQRHFERSGYDAKDAALKASTVIGQASADPTFAKLTANAFDQEKMLRNDLTAAQTQVGAMEGRRDYAGDRVTAIERGNVATEQAHRTGGNQGQRQAAAMLGLSVTETSRRVGFINALSGEARSTAITQLSRSTGRNEAQVLRALESYNAAVQVGTADGASAEAAREGTSVYGRTREAAGYDFAERSGKLDAQREIGPDGVRGNAQIGEQRRQADNAGFAEGAAAAGVSVREAARLDSFIRALAGTAGNQVDMAEGGAEGVADRARNERLTGIVDKERLTRTQALLRAHGIEMSKRQIAMDQNGDIGLNLTPELAAQMWRGGLINESQLGAIANGGHARFSFAHNDLLVSSSTGFSQSARNDTSTRFEAGKQAGPDTIEHFLGSGAQGQTAMANWLRGGFEMDRQGNWRLKPQVADTLERDVTAIMVQTGWQRSLSRNAEHQTGDTQGVSGDLTATASRGISSGGKEGEEKGGAKGSAVGSLTGKLSADITDRGIASVSARSSIDIVNYDVREAIASAEKTAARSGRPEETFAKHLSEQVLGNDGLRNRYLRQADAGRGTVDVTGPITSMEQSSILSSGRLLFDRDNGMADGDPSFKERRDP; this is encoded by the coding sequence ATGCGTCATCTTATCCGCCTGGCATGCGTCCTTCTGGGATGTCTGGGCGCCACACCCGCGCTGGCCATCGATGCCAGTTACCACACATGGGACGGGTTTTCCGAAACCGTCGACGCGTTCCACCTCGTAGCGATGATCTTCGGCGATCCGCGCTACGAGACGCTGGTCGTCATCATCGCGGTGGTCGGCATCGCATTTGGCGCTGTCATCGCCAGCATCAAGGGCTCGGGCATGGGCCTTGTCGCCTTCGGCTTCCAAATGCTGGTCGGTATCGGCCTGTTCGCCGGCATGATCGCCACGACCGGCACGGTCCACATCTATGACAGGGTGCGCAACGCCTATCAGCCGGTTGGCGATGTCCCCAACCTCATCGTGCTGGTCGCTGGCGTCACCAATTTGATGGAGCGGGCACTTGCCGAAACCATCGACGACAACACGACCGATCCCAATGCCAAGCTGGAGTTCGGCGCGGGTGGACATGCATTCGACCTGTTCCTGAACGCGGTTAGCCCACGCAGCCCGATCGTGGACACGTTCCTCGACGCGAGCGTGAAGGATTATGTGCGCCAATGCTATCCGGTTGCGCGAGTCTCGCCGGCCTATGGGGTCGACGACGATCAGCTTTTCCGGACGTCGACCGACCTTCCCGCCTCGTTCGCGGCGATGGCCGGCCCCGCCACCTTCTCGACCGTGTTCACGGCGAGCGACAAGGCCGGGACGACGATGAGCTGCGATGCGGCCTGGGGCTACATTGCCGATCGTCTCTCGGACGCCACATTGTTCGACGCATATAGCGATCAGGTCTGCGCCCGCACCGGCTTCGATGTCACCCAGGCCACCCAGCGCGATCGCTGCCGCCAGCAGATCGATGCGCTGGGCGACATGATGCTGGGCCAGTCGATGAGCCGGCAGAAGTTCTTGACCAACATCCTGCTCGGCCAGACCGTGGGCGACGTCCTGTTCGAGGATTCGCCGGCCGCGACCGCGCGCGTGATGGCGAACCGGGCCATCGAATCCAATGGCCTTGCCACGCTCTCGACTGCCAATGAATGGATGCCGACCATCCGCGCCTCAGTGTTCGCGATCATGCTCATGATGATGCCGATCGCGCTGCTGTTCATCCTGACCCCGATCAACCTGCGGGTCGCCAGCTTCGCGCTGGGGCTGTTCGTGTTCGTCGCCCTATGGGGCGTGATCGATGCCGGCATATACCAGTTGACCCTCGGCCGGGCGATGGACGTGCTCGCCGAACTGCGCGCGACCAGCGTCGCCGCCGACAGTTGGATCCTGGCACCGTCGGCAGCGATGAAGGCGCTCGCCATCTTTGGGTCGTTCCGCACCGCCGCGGCGGGGTTGGCCGGGGCGTTCGTGTTCACCGTATTCCGCTTCTCGGGCAATATGTTCACGGCCTTCACCTCGGGCATGCTGGGTGTCCAGGGCCAGGGGAGCATGGCGGCCGCGACGGTAGGAACCAGCGAGGGCTATGCCTCGGCGCTGGAAGCGCAGGCATCGGCTAGTGGCACCACGGCGCGGCGATCGACGTCATCCGGGTTCGGCGACTTTGGTGAACGCAGCAGCTTTGGTCTGGACCGAAGTTTCGCTTCGGCCGGATCGGTGCTTGGCGAACATGGTGGTGGGGCAGCGGGAACGGCGGCCTTTGGCCTGGGTCGTACAGACGCCGCGCGGGAGCTGGGAGGCCTCTCCCCTGCCCTCGTCGGGCGGGATCTGAGCGATCCCGCGACTTCCCGCGCGATCCGCAGCAACGCCGCGACGTCTGCCATTCACAATTTTGCCCAGGGCGACGCGCTGCGCAAGCTGGGCACCAGCTACTTCGGGGAAGGCCAGACCGGCGAGCGCGCCTTTGCTGCCTTCGCGCAGAACATGGTGCAGTGGAAGGCGTTCGGTGACCAGCGCGCCTATGAGATGATGCAGTCGGGCGCGCAGCGGCATTTCGAGCGCAGCGGCTATGATGCAAAGGACGCCGCACTCAAGGCCTCAACTGTGATCGGCCAGGCAAGCGCCGATCCAACCTTCGCCAAGCTGACCGCCAACGCCTTCGATCAGGAAAAGATGCTGCGTAATGACCTGACTGCCGCGCAGACCCAGGTCGGCGCGATGGAAGGCCGGCGCGACTATGCCGGTGACAGGGTTACTGCCATCGAGCGGGGCAATGTCGCAACCGAGCAGGCGCACCGCACCGGCGGCAATCAGGGGCAACGGCAGGCCGCGGCCATGCTTGGCCTTTCGGTCACCGAAACCAGCCGCCGCGTCGGGTTCATCAATGCTTTGTCGGGCGAAGCGCGTTCGACCGCGATCACCCAGCTCTCGCGTTCGACCGGGCGCAATGAAGCGCAGGTGCTGCGGGCGCTGGAAAGTTACAATGCCGCTGTCCAGGTCGGTACCGCCGACGGAGCGAGCGCGGAAGCCGCGCGCGAGGGCACGAGTGTCTACGGCCGCACGCGTGAAGCGGCGGGTTACGACTTTGCCGAGCGGTCTGGGAAGCTCGACGCCCAGCGCGAGATTGGTCCGGATGGGGTTCGCGGCAATGCACAAATCGGCGAGCAACGGCGGCAGGCGGACAATGCAGGCTTTGCCGAGGGCGCAGCCGCCGCCGGTGTATCTGTCCGGGAGGCCGCACGCCTCGATTCCTTCATCCGCGCGTTGGCGGGCACTGCCGGAAACCAGGTCGATATGGCGGAAGGCGGCGCAGAAGGCGTCGCCGATCGGGCGCGCAATGAGCGATTGACAGGAATAGTCGACAAGGAGCGGCTAACCCGCACCCAAGCGTTGTTGCGCGCGCATGGGATCGAGATGTCGAAGCGCCAGATTGCAATGGACCAGAATGGGGACATCGGCCTAAACCTGACTCCGGAGCTCGCGGCGCAGATGTGGCGGGGCGGGCTCATCAACGAGAGCCAGCTCGGCGCCATCGCCAATGGCGGGCATGCCCGGTTTAGCTTCGCGCACAATGATCTGCTCGTCTCCAGCAGCACTGGGTTCAGCCAGTCTGCGCGAAACGACACGAGTACGCGGTTCGAAGCCGGCAAACAGGCGGGCCCGGACACGATCGAGCATTTTCTGGGCAGCGGGGCGCAAGGCCAGACCGCCATGGCTAACTGGTTGCGCGGCGGGTTCGAGATGGATCGGCAGGGCAACTGGCGGTTGAAACCGCAGGTCGCCGATACGCTGGAGCGCGATGTCACTGCGATCATGGTGCAAACCGGGTGGCAAAGATCGCTTTCTCGAAATGCAGAACATCAGACGGGCGATACTCAGGGCGTTTCTGGCGACCTTACTGCTACCGCATCACGGGGGATTAGTTCAGGTGGGAAAGAGGGCGAAGAAAAAGGTGGCGCCAAAGGTAGTGCCGTCGGTTCGCTAACGGGCAAGTTGAGTGCGGACATAACGGATCGCGGAATCGCTTCAGTTTCGGCTCGCTCGTCGATCGACATCGTGAATTACGATGTTCGGGAGGCAATTGCCTCCGCAGAGAAAACGGCTGCCCGCTCCGGTCGCCCGGAGGAGACTTTTGCGAAACACTTGAGTGAGCAAGTGCTTGGCAATGACGGCTTGCGCAACCGCTATCTGAGGCAGGCGGATGCGGGCCGTGGCACAGTCGATGTAACGGGTCCGATCACATCGATGGAGCAGTCTTCGATCCTTAGTTCCGGACGACTGCTGTTCGATCGGGATAACGGAATGGCCGATGGCGATCCCAGCTTCAAGGAGCGGCGGGATCCATGA
- a CDS encoding S26 family signal peptidase produces the protein MLLLSWRAGNRLWYELKDLPLRAAVALGASGLGQPARPAQLLKAYGIVLPIGLFAWWVMPQITLVMTPSIDAWVVHRSPGVVERGDLVSFTLSDPVAGPAPVSVTKYALCLPGDQIVMVERPASLGGGRNGWYYCNGQLMGISKSAARSGKALDHWQPESARIPGGMIFVGSRHPDGYDSRYYGPVAIERLSRMEKLL, from the coding sequence ATGCTCTTGCTCAGTTGGCGGGCCGGTAACCGGCTCTGGTACGAACTCAAGGATTTGCCGCTCCGGGCAGCCGTGGCGCTGGGCGCAAGCGGCCTGGGGCAGCCGGCGCGGCCTGCACAGCTTCTCAAAGCCTATGGGATCGTGCTACCGATCGGTCTCTTCGCCTGGTGGGTGATGCCGCAGATCACCCTGGTCATGACGCCATCGATCGACGCCTGGGTGGTGCACCGTTCCCCTGGCGTTGTTGAGCGCGGCGATCTCGTATCATTCACGCTTTCCGACCCGGTGGCGGGCCCGGCCCCCGTCTCCGTCACCAAATATGCACTGTGCCTGCCCGGAGACCAGATCGTCATGGTCGAAAGGCCCGCCAGCCTGGGCGGGGGCCGGAATGGCTGGTATTATTGCAATGGCCAGTTGATGGGCATCAGCAAATCCGCCGCACGCAGCGGCAAGGCGCTTGACCATTGGCAGCCGGAAAGCGCGCGTATTCCCGGAGGGATGATCTTCGTCGGCTCGCGTCATCCTGACGGGTATGACAGCCGCTATTATGGCCCGGTGGCGATCGAGCGGCTCTCTCGCATGGAGAAACTGCTATGA
- a CDS encoding type-F conjugative transfer system pilin assembly protein TrbC, which produces MPICRRSATSRALLLAALTLDPASVRASEPQAVADQPTSENARTRIQDYGEAAMERVKRAAAKAKASTKASPVLPSKADAGAERRAFEGINRRKQDPAMAKRVEADIATAREALAVEREKASHRIAQALGLQQPEEAALAGVVTTGGTRRWVPVLFVSSSMPVETLRTYAGQLERVGGVMAFRGMPGGMRQVAPMAKLSAAILRRDPGCEGPACAMRDVQLIVDPLVFRQHGVTQVPALAMVPGDPTLPYCERNEASPRAAHMVLGDAALSGLLEEYGRLGGKEEVRDALAQLAGR; this is translated from the coding sequence ATGCCCATATGCAGACGATCAGCAACTAGCCGCGCCCTGCTTTTGGCGGCTCTCACGCTCGACCCCGCATCGGTGCGTGCAAGTGAACCGCAGGCCGTGGCCGATCAGCCGACAAGCGAAAATGCGCGTACTCGCATCCAGGATTACGGTGAGGCGGCTATGGAGCGCGTGAAGCGGGCTGCCGCCAAGGCCAAGGCTTCAACGAAAGCTTCGCCCGTTCTGCCCTCAAAAGCCGACGCTGGCGCGGAGCGACGCGCCTTCGAGGGTATCAACAGGCGCAAGCAGGACCCCGCCATGGCGAAACGGGTGGAGGCCGATATCGCGACAGCGCGCGAAGCACTGGCCGTCGAGCGCGAGAAGGCCAGCCATCGTATCGCCCAGGCTTTGGGCCTTCAACAACCCGAAGAGGCAGCGCTGGCAGGGGTCGTGACCACGGGCGGCACGAGACGCTGGGTTCCGGTGCTGTTCGTGTCGTCCTCCATGCCGGTCGAAACGCTGCGCACCTATGCAGGGCAGCTCGAACGTGTCGGGGGTGTCATGGCCTTCCGGGGCATGCCGGGCGGAATGCGGCAGGTCGCGCCGATGGCCAAATTGTCGGCCGCCATTTTGCGCCGCGATCCCGGCTGCGAAGGCCCGGCCTGCGCGATGCGCGACGTGCAGCTCATCGTCGATCCGCTGGTGTTCCGGCAGCATGGCGTCACCCAGGTGCCCGCGCTGGCAATGGTCCCCGGCGATCCGACCCTGCCCTATTGTGAACGCAACGAGGCCAGCCCACGTGCCGCGCATATGGTCCTGGGCGATGCCGCGCTTTCCGGATTGCTCGAGGAATATGGCCGCTTGGGCGGCAAAGAGGAGGTGCGAGATGCTCTTGCTCAGTTGGCGGGCCGGTAA
- a CDS encoding conjugal transfer protein TraF, whose translation MKRLFSMGAVLLMSAGPACAQATSAPATDHAARGYWWYETPKSGPAEEAQDDAVPKPLIPPMVELAKWSPPRIAKLIVEQRDYAATVLTIDAVADFWRLQDFARRKARAFAGVTQLAMLTHPQLNARAANPMVGEARDVLGAQKDQIRRQYLRAHAGEFALVMFARETCGYCKVQWPIVQRFQDDMGWQVSLMDLDRRPEMGQRFGVEVTPTTMVIRRGSPQRMVIAAGVETYPNLAQMAYQAVRLLSGDIRPEQWLTGAGEEDGFFDALANGPVSSTDPRVIGGDLIDAREPRP comes from the coding sequence ATGAAGCGCTTGTTCTCCATGGGTGCGGTCCTGCTCATGTCCGCCGGTCCCGCATGCGCCCAAGCGACATCTGCGCCCGCAACCGATCATGCGGCACGGGGTTATTGGTGGTACGAGACGCCCAAATCCGGCCCTGCCGAAGAAGCGCAAGATGACGCCGTTCCAAAGCCCCTCATCCCGCCGATGGTCGAGTTGGCCAAATGGTCGCCGCCCAGGATCGCGAAGCTCATCGTGGAGCAGCGCGACTATGCCGCAACCGTCCTCACGATCGACGCGGTCGCCGATTTCTGGCGCCTGCAGGACTTCGCCCGGCGTAAGGCCCGTGCCTTTGCCGGCGTCACCCAGCTGGCCATGCTCACCCATCCGCAGCTCAATGCCAGAGCGGCCAATCCGATGGTCGGCGAAGCGCGCGATGTGCTGGGCGCGCAGAAGGATCAGATCCGCCGCCAGTATCTGCGGGCGCACGCCGGAGAGTTCGCGCTCGTCATGTTTGCCCGCGAGACCTGCGGCTATTGCAAGGTGCAATGGCCGATCGTCCAGCGGTTCCAGGATGACATGGGCTGGCAGGTAAGCCTGATGGACCTTGATCGCCGGCCTGAGATGGGACAGCGTTTCGGGGTCGAAGTGACGCCGACCACCATGGTCATCCGCCGGGGCAGTCCCCAGCGCATGGTGATAGCCGCGGGCGTCGAGACTTATCCCAATCTCGCGCAGATGGCCTATCAGGCCGTACGGCTGCTGAGCGGCGATATCCGGCCAGAGCAATGGCTGACCGGCGCTGGCGAGGAAGACGGGTTTTTCGATGCGCTGGCCAATGGCCCTGTCTCCTCGACCGATCCGCGCGTGATCGGCGGCGATCTCATCGATGCACGGGAGCCCAGGCCATGA
- a CDS encoding conjugal transfer protein TraH, whose protein sequence is MVRHVRRPFLALCLIAASCGQAVPAHAQSWAESWFDNVTYTSPGSFEDQTRGYVTAGGMSGRVDVHDDYLMSLTLPKVKAGCGGIDMFLGGMSFLDPDYLVQKLETILQAAPAVAFQYLLETLDEKMGNIISKMEAATNYLNSIQVNDCRLANRMVQIAKGDDNMSGIVEEMTGYKSIREGYTNSWQQSREKIQANKGNPTEDLKDALANCPAEVTDIFKTGSLLAHAAARVGASDWAGVMRARVGDVYMRWDANDKVPIFSAIPACPRQDTESADDFLTGRVPTRALNIPATGADCSVNGAGRGALILARERMEAISVKIRTRAALTIEEKQFVANVRTLPVYRLLEWGVRQGLIDSVIADTDELVALTLAYQMLNDLTRSIDFALQNAERGATTAGAADAENSNICQTRILTKGIEQLRELRDEVLRQRAQMRQSYMAAMSQANLSANYAGVVRQRDRDARDAAGANANRNR, encoded by the coding sequence ATGGTCCGTCATGTACGCCGTCCCTTTCTTGCTCTCTGCCTGATTGCAGCGTCCTGCGGCCAGGCGGTGCCTGCTCATGCCCAAAGCTGGGCCGAGAGCTGGTTCGATAATGTCACCTACACCTCACCGGGCAGCTTCGAGGATCAGACCCGCGGCTATGTGACCGCGGGCGGAATGTCGGGCCGTGTCGACGTGCATGACGACTATCTCATGAGCCTGACGTTGCCCAAGGTGAAGGCGGGCTGTGGCGGCATCGACATGTTCTTAGGGGGAATGTCGTTCCTCGACCCCGACTATCTCGTCCAGAAGCTGGAGACGATCCTGCAGGCCGCGCCGGCCGTCGCCTTCCAGTATCTTCTGGAAACGCTAGACGAGAAGATGGGAAATATAATTTCAAAAATGGAGGCAGCGACCAATTATCTCAATTCCATCCAGGTAAATGACTGCCGTCTCGCCAATCGCATGGTGCAAATCGCCAAAGGCGACGACAACATGTCGGGGATCGTCGAGGAGATGACCGGCTACAAGTCGATCCGCGAGGGCTATACCAATAGCTGGCAGCAGAGCCGCGAGAAGATCCAGGCCAACAAGGGCAACCCGACCGAGGATCTCAAGGACGCACTCGCCAATTGCCCGGCCGAGGTCACGGACATCTTCAAGACCGGCTCGCTGCTAGCGCATGCCGCCGCGCGGGTGGGTGCATCCGACTGGGCGGGCGTGATGCGGGCCCGCGTCGGCGATGTCTATATGCGCTGGGACGCCAACGACAAGGTGCCGATCTTTTCGGCTATTCCTGCATGTCCGCGCCAGGATACCGAAAGCGCCGATGACTTCCTGACGGGACGTGTTCCGACCCGCGCGCTCAACATCCCTGCGACTGGAGCGGATTGTTCGGTGAACGGTGCGGGGCGCGGCGCGCTCATTTTGGCGCGCGAGAGGATGGAGGCGATCTCCGTCAAGATCCGGACGCGCGCTGCGCTCACCATTGAAGAAAAGCAGTTCGTCGCCAATGTGCGGACCCTGCCGGTCTACCGCCTGCTGGAATGGGGCGTGCGGCAGGGCCTCATCGACAGCGTGATCGCCGATACCGACGAACTTGTCGCCCTCACCCTCGCTTATCAGATGCTCAATGACCTCACCCGCTCGATCGACTTCGCACTGCAGAATGCCGAGCGCGGCGCAACCACCGCGGGCGCCGCCGATGCCGAGAATAGCAACATCTGCCAGACCCGCATTCTGACCAAGGGCATTGAGCAGTTGCGGGAGTTGCGCGACGAGGTCTTGCGCCAGCGTGCGCAGATGCGCCAGTCCTACATGGCCGCGATGAGCCAGGCGAACCTGTCGGCTAACTATGCCGGTGTTGTGCGCCAGCGCGACCGCGATGCCCGCGACGCCGCGGGCGCCAACGCCAATCGCAACCGGTGA